The Stigmatopora argus isolate UIUO_Sarg chromosome 16, RoL_Sarg_1.0, whole genome shotgun sequence genome has a window encoding:
- the LOC144090552 gene encoding protein AMBP-like — protein sequence MTEIMRNFALLVPTLLLAWAWTIQALDSTEPLYPTQENFDLTRFLGTWHDVAVAKTCKNMDHHKKESAIGKLVLQRGEMMDKLDMTRTVLKNGTCKEKTGDYTLTATPGNFRFAKWGAEVDAYVVHTNYEEYALMIMVKNVFPQQSSISVKLYSRTMDVRDTVLDDFKRLAIEQGISNDNIIIKQNKGDCVPGEVVEVLPSFLERAKRNAAPVMPMDDLELDGSGDDALMFNGSEACTLGAEPGPCFGIFQRFFYNSSAMACQTFHYGGCMGNKNNFKTERECLQRCRTEAVCRLPLTAVACAGEPTNWSFDSTLGECVSYKENFCQTNGNKFYSKAECDEYCGLKAVGILEEV from the exons ATGACTGAGATCATGCGGAACTTTGCGCTCCTGGTTCCTACGCTGCTCCTGGCTTGGGCATGGACCATCCAGGCCCTGGATAGCACCGAACCTCTTTACCCCACGCAGGAGAACTTTGACCTAACGAGG tTTTTGGGGACGTGGCATGACGTTGCTGTGGCCAAGACATGTAAAAATATGGATCACCACAAAAAGGAGTCCGCCATTGGCAAACTGGTTCTGCAGAGAGGAGAGATGATGGATAAACTGGACATGACCAGAACAGTACTCAA GAATGGCACCTGTAAAGAGAAAACTGGAGACTATACTCTCACTGCAACACCGGGAAATTTCCGTTTTgcaa AATGGGGGGCTGAAGTGGACGCCTACGTGGTGCATACAAACTATGAGGAATACGCTCTCATGATTATGGTCAAGAATGTATTCCCTCAGCAGAGTTCCATCTCCGTAAAGCTATACA GTCGAACCATGGACGTGAGGGACACGGTGCTCGATGACTTTAAAAGACTGGCCATTGAGCAAGGCATCAGCAATGACAATATTATCATTAAACAGAACAAAG GGGATTGTGTTCCTGGAGAGGTGGTGGAAGTGTTGCCAAGTTTTTTGGAG AGAGCGAAGAGAAACGCAGCGCCAGTGATGCCAATGGATGACTTGGAATTGGACGGTTCTGGCGATGACGCCCTCATGTTTAACGGATCAG AGGCTTGCACTCTGGGAGCCGAGCCTGGGCCTTGTTTTGGCATATTCCAACGCTTCTTCTACAACTCCAGCGCCATGGCTTGCCAGACATTTCATTACGGGGGCTGCATGGGCAACAAGAACAACTTTAAGACGGAGAGGGAGTGTCTCCAGCGGTGTCGCACCGAGG CCGTGTGCCGGCTACCCTTGACTGCCGTGGCGTGCGCCGGCGAGCCCACCAATTGGTCCTTTGACTCCACCCTGGGCGAGTGCGTGTCCTACAAAGAAAACTTCTGCCAAACCAATGGGAACAAGTTCTACAGCAAGGCCGAGTGCGACGAGTACTGCGGGCTCAAAG CTGTTGGaatcctggaagaagtttga